One stretch of Candidatus Binatia bacterium DNA includes these proteins:
- a CDS encoding ring-cleaving dioxygenase codes for MIPVRGLDHFVLRVQQLERALAFYRDLLGLEVLCLDEFQAGQRPFVSLRIGGQLLDLVPDPSFAGAQAEPNSGFLHFCLLVEGKLQDFIPLLRERGVPLLDDQPAWRMGARGWGWSVYVRDPDGYVVELKEWES; via the coding sequence ATGATTCCGGTACGAGGACTCGATCATTTCGTATTGCGAGTACAACAGTTGGAGCGTGCCTTGGCGTTTTACCGAGATTTGCTCGGACTCGAAGTGCTGTGTCTCGACGAGTTCCAGGCCGGCCAGCGTCCGTTCGTTTCCCTGCGTATCGGCGGACAATTGCTGGACTTGGTTCCCGACCCGAGTTTCGCGGGAGCGCAAGCGGAGCCGAACTCCGGCTTCCTGCATTTCTGCCTCCTTGTCGAAGGCAAGTTGCAGGACTTCATCCCGTTGCTGCGCGAACGCGGCGTCCCTCTGCTCGACGATCAGCCCGCGTGGAGGATGGGCGCGCGCGGGTGGGGGTGGTCGGTGTACGTGCGCGATCCGGACGGGTACGTCGTAGAGCTCAAGGAGTGGGAATCGTGA
- a CDS encoding succinate dehydrogenase, producing the protein MRLTLRIWRQKDATSPGSFVTYVKDNVVPDMSFLEMLDALNRELVERGEEPVAFESDCREGICGSCSLVINGIPHGPGRGKASCQLYMRHFRDGDTITVEPFRAKPFPVLRDLIVDRSAFDRIMQAGGFISVNTGGAPDANTIPVPKQNQELAMDAAACIGCGACVAACKNASAMLFVAAKVSHLGLLPQGQPERYRRVRNMVAQMDKEGFGACSNTFECEAACPKQISVRFIARLNRDYLRALLFEP; encoded by the coding sequence ATGCGGCTCACTTTGCGCATTTGGCGGCAAAAGGACGCGACCTCGCCGGGCAGCTTCGTGACCTATGTGAAGGACAATGTCGTCCCGGATATGTCCTTCCTGGAAATGCTCGATGCCTTGAACCGAGAACTCGTGGAGCGAGGAGAAGAGCCGGTGGCGTTCGAAAGCGACTGCCGCGAGGGCATTTGTGGCTCTTGCTCCTTGGTGATCAACGGCATTCCCCACGGCCCGGGCCGAGGCAAAGCGAGTTGCCAGCTTTACATGCGCCACTTCCGCGACGGTGACACGATCACGGTCGAGCCCTTCCGCGCCAAGCCGTTCCCCGTGCTGCGCGATTTGATCGTGGATCGCAGCGCCTTCGATCGGATCATGCAAGCGGGGGGCTTTATTTCCGTCAACACGGGCGGCGCGCCCGACGCCAACACCATTCCGGTTCCAAAACAAAACCAGGAGCTCGCCATGGATGCGGCTGCTTGCATCGGCTGCGGGGCGTGCGTCGCGGCCTGTAAAAACGCATCCGCCATGCTGTTCGTGGCTGCGAAGGTGTCTCACTTGGGGCTGCTGCCCCAAGGACAGCCGGAGCGTTACCGCCGCGTGCGCAACATGGTGGCGCAAATGGACAAGGAAGGGTTCGGCGCTTGCTCGAACACGTTCGAGTGCGAAGCCGCCTGCCCCAAGCAAATTAGCGTGCGCTTTATCGCACGTTTGAATCGGGACTACCTGCGCGCCCTGTTGTTCGAACCGTAG
- the sdhA gene encoding succinate dehydrogenase flavoprotein subunit, protein MILDGHVPAGPLEQKWDRHRNELALVNPANKRKFHIIVVGTGLAGASAAASLAELGYQVSAFCFHDSPRRAHSIAAQGGINAAKNYQNDGDSVWRLFYDTIKGGDFRSREANVYRLAQVSVNIIDQCVAQGVPFAREYGGLLANRSFGGAQVSRTFYARGQTGQQLLLGAYSALCRQIGLGQVKMYPRTEMLDLVVVEGHAKGIITRNLRTGEIQRHAADAVVLATGGYGNVFYLSTNAVNSNVTATYRAYKRGAFFANPCFTQIHPTCIPVSGDHQSKLTLMSESLRNDGRVWVPKKKGDTRPPDQIPEEERDYFLERMYPSYGNLAPRDIASRAAKRVCDEGRGVGPGGLGVYLDFSDAIRRLGIEVVRERYGNLFDMYREITDEDPYKVPMRIYPAVHYTMGGLWVDYNLMSNLPGLFVIGEANFSDHGANRLGASALMQGLADGYFILPYTIGDYLARSKQPRPDVDRPEFRDAEAAVRASIERLFGINGKHPVDVFHRELGKLLWDHCGMSRSEASLRHALQEIPKIRERFWKEARVTGGPEEINQALERAGRVADFLEFAELMCLDALERRESCGGHFREEFQTEDGEAQRDDENFCHVAAWEYRGPGEPPVRHIEPLRFEFVKLTTRSYK, encoded by the coding sequence ATGATCTTGGACGGACACGTGCCTGCGGGGCCATTGGAACAAAAGTGGGATCGCCATCGCAACGAACTGGCGCTGGTGAACCCGGCGAACAAGCGCAAGTTTCACATCATTGTGGTCGGCACGGGGTTGGCCGGCGCCTCCGCGGCCGCCAGCCTGGCGGAGTTGGGCTATCAGGTATCGGCGTTTTGCTTTCACGATAGCCCTCGGCGGGCGCACAGCATTGCCGCGCAAGGCGGGATCAATGCGGCCAAGAACTACCAAAACGATGGCGATAGTGTTTGGCGGTTGTTTTACGACACCATCAAAGGCGGGGATTTTCGCTCGCGCGAAGCCAACGTGTATCGGCTGGCGCAGGTCTCGGTGAACATCATCGATCAGTGTGTGGCGCAAGGTGTGCCTTTTGCGCGCGAGTACGGTGGGTTGCTCGCCAACCGCTCGTTTGGCGGGGCGCAGGTTTCCCGCACGTTTTACGCGCGCGGGCAAACCGGGCAGCAGCTCCTCCTCGGTGCGTACTCGGCGCTGTGCCGGCAAATCGGTCTAGGGCAGGTCAAAATGTATCCCCGCACCGAAATGCTCGATCTGGTCGTGGTGGAGGGGCACGCGAAAGGGATTATCACGCGCAATCTGCGGACCGGCGAAATCCAACGCCACGCAGCCGATGCGGTGGTGCTGGCGACCGGCGGCTACGGCAACGTGTTTTACTTGTCCACCAATGCGGTGAATTCGAACGTCACCGCCACGTACCGCGCATACAAGCGCGGGGCGTTTTTCGCCAATCCGTGCTTCACGCAAATTCATCCCACATGCATCCCGGTGAGCGGCGACCACCAAAGCAAGCTCACCCTCATGTCGGAGTCGTTGCGCAACGATGGCCGAGTGTGGGTGCCCAAGAAAAAGGGCGACACGCGACCGCCCGATCAAATCCCCGAAGAGGAGCGCGACTACTTCCTCGAACGCATGTACCCGAGTTACGGCAACTTAGCGCCGCGCGACATTGCCTCGCGGGCTGCCAAGCGAGTGTGCGACGAGGGGCGCGGCGTGGGTCCGGGCGGCTTGGGCGTGTATCTCGACTTCAGCGATGCCATCCGGCGCCTGGGGATCGAAGTCGTGCGCGAGCGATACGGCAACCTCTTCGACATGTATCGCGAAATCACCGATGAGGATCCGTACAAAGTGCCCATGCGCATTTACCCGGCCGTGCACTACACCATGGGCGGACTGTGGGTGGATTACAATTTGATGAGCAACCTGCCGGGATTGTTCGTCATTGGCGAGGCGAACTTTTCCGATCACGGCGCCAATCGTCTGGGGGCGAGCGCTCTCATGCAAGGGCTGGCCGACGGTTATTTCATTTTGCCGTACACCATTGGCGACTACTTGGCGCGCTCCAAGCAGCCGCGGCCCGATGTGGATCGGCCGGAGTTTCGCGATGCCGAAGCCGCTGTGCGCGCCAGCATCGAGCGCCTCTTCGGCATCAACGGCAAACACCCGGTGGACGTGTTCCACCGCGAACTTGGAAAGCTTTTGTGGGATCACTGTGGCATGTCCCGCAGCGAAGCGAGTTTGCGCCACGCTCTCCAAGAAATCCCCAAGATTCGCGAACGCTTCTGGAAGGAGGCCCGAGTTACCGGCGGGCCGGAGGAAATCAACCAGGCCCTGGAGCGTGCCGGCCGGGTGGCAGACTTTCTCGAATTTGCGGAACTCATGTGCCTCGATGCCCTGGAGCGGCGGGAGTCGTGCGGCGGTCATTTTCGGGAAGAGTTCCAAACCGAAGACGGCGAGGCCCAGCGGGACGACGAGAACTTTTGCCACGTCGCGGCTTGGGAATATCGCGGCCCCGGTGAGCCGCCAGTGCGCCACATCGAACCGCTGCGATTCGAGTTCGTCAAGCTCACCACGAGGAGTTACAAGTAA